From the Cohaesibacter sp. ES.047 genome, one window contains:
- the fliQ gene encoding flagellar biosynthesis protein FliQ — MNEVDALDLVREAFWTIIISSGPAVAAAMIIGVTIALFQALTQVQEMTLTFIPKILVIFLTLIASGTFVGAKIASFTDLVYDKIEHGF; from the coding sequence ATGAATGAGGTAGACGCACTCGACCTGGTCCGGGAGGCCTTCTGGACGATCATCATCAGCTCGGGCCCGGCCGTTGCAGCTGCAATGATCATCGGGGTGACAATCGCCCTGTTCCAGGCGCTTACACAAGTGCAGGAAATGACGTTGACCTTCATTCCCAAGATCCTCGTCATCTTCCTCACCCTTATCGCCAGCGGCACCTTCGTGGGGGCAAAGATCGCCAGCTTCACCGATCTGGTCTATGACAAGATCGAACATGGCTTCTAG
- a CDS encoding efflux RND transporter periplasmic adaptor subunit → MSDIAIKSDEKNVTALPGKADTASHEPDKKAKRGPLFLGLIAAVAIVGGSYYAYDVLYASKHVVTDNAYVGAEIANITPMIAAQVTEVKVADTQHVSKGDVLVVLDSTDATLRLKQAEAAYQQSLRSVRAIQATNKTLLAEIEGGKAGKLRAEAQLGTAQANFEKAKIGLERRKTLAEGGSVSGDELTGAETGFKIAKANLQGAQASLTAAQAGLEAAEGAQQANAAMIEGASLEENPQVLAAKAARDQAQVNLDRTVIRAPIDGVISRRQVQIGERVQPGMRLMAVVPLHEVYVDANYKEVQLSNVKPGQSVSLHSDLYGDDVTFDGTVVGFSGGTGAAFSAVPAQNATGNWIKVVQRLPVRIKLDPEQLKSHPLEVGLSMAADIHVAE, encoded by the coding sequence ATGAGTGACATTGCGATCAAGTCTGACGAAAAAAACGTAACGGCCCTGCCGGGAAAGGCCGATACGGCCTCGCATGAACCTGACAAGAAGGCAAAGCGCGGGCCTTTGTTCCTTGGCCTTATCGCTGCTGTCGCCATCGTTGGCGGCAGCTACTATGCCTATGATGTGCTTTATGCCTCCAAGCATGTGGTCACAGATAACGCCTATGTCGGGGCGGAGATTGCCAACATCACACCGATGATCGCCGCACAGGTGACCGAGGTGAAAGTCGCCGACACCCAGCATGTTTCGAAGGGCGATGTCCTTGTCGTGCTCGACAGCACCGACGCAACCTTGCGCCTGAAGCAGGCGGAAGCCGCCTACCAGCAATCCTTGCGCTCAGTCAGGGCCATTCAGGCGACCAACAAGACCCTTTTGGCCGAAATCGAAGGTGGTAAAGCAGGCAAGCTCCGAGCCGAGGCGCAGCTTGGGACCGCGCAGGCGAACTTCGAAAAGGCCAAGATCGGTCTTGAGCGACGCAAGACCCTCGCAGAAGGCGGCTCCGTATCCGGGGACGAACTAACCGGGGCCGAAACCGGCTTCAAGATTGCCAAGGCAAATCTGCAAGGGGCGCAGGCCTCGCTTACGGCTGCACAGGCCGGATTGGAGGCAGCCGAAGGCGCTCAACAGGCCAACGCAGCGATGATTGAAGGGGCGAGCCTTGAGGAAAATCCGCAAGTCCTTGCCGCTAAGGCCGCACGGGATCAGGCACAGGTCAACCTTGACCGCACAGTGATCCGAGCACCCATCGATGGCGTCATTTCGCGGCGACAGGTCCAGATCGGTGAGCGGGTTCAGCCCGGCATGCGGTTGATGGCAGTCGTGCCATTGCATGAAGTCTATGTTGATGCCAACTACAAGGAAGTCCAGCTGTCAAACGTCAAACCCGGTCAGTCTGTCTCGTTGCATTCCGATCTCTATGGTGATGACGTCACCTTCGACGGAACCGTGGTCGGCTTTTCGGGTGGTACGGGCGCAGCCTTCTCGGCGGTGCCGGCCCAGAACGCCACCGGCAACTGGATCAAGGTTGTCCAGCGCCTTCCGGTCCGCATCAAGCTTGATCCCGAGCAACTGAAATCCCATCCGCTCGAAGTCGGCCTGTCGATGGCAGCCGACATCCACGTCGCGGAATAG
- a CDS encoding efflux transporter outer membrane subunit produces the protein MSLFKQEFSRTKPLVLSLICLLAGCAIPPKEGDLAHIKPVTAYQTDGALKSGLAAWPSDHWWRVYGDAQLSELMEEGLLGANDMRIAAARLKLARAKTGMTKSSLLPFVNAQATAKQEHQSYNYLMDEAFVPKGWNDAGIASLNFNWEIDFWGKNRSALAAAKGEQQAAEAEAAAARLAISSGIAGTYAKIAALYASRDAAINALRVRKSTVKLIQSRFDQALENESALERVKSSEQSTRARLAAIDEEIGLARNQMAALLGKGPDRGQSIKRPKVRGGRYSGLPKNLPLDLIGRRPDVVAARLRAEAALSRIDEAKASFYPNVNLVAMIGKQSLGLDLLTRTNSTLGSVGPAVSLPILDGGRLRSSYRMARASHDLSVATYDQTLVQALKDVADAVVSKRQLRKRLYATQKSAEAARKAHDLVKQRYNGGLATYLEVLAAEDAMIGARSATAALRARSFALDVQMVRALGGGFRKMETNK, from the coding sequence ATGTCGCTTTTCAAACAAGAGTTTTCGCGCACCAAGCCGTTGGTCTTGTCCCTCATATGCCTACTGGCTGGCTGCGCTATTCCTCCCAAGGAAGGCGACCTGGCGCACATCAAGCCCGTTACCGCCTACCAAACGGACGGGGCACTCAAATCAGGTCTTGCTGCGTGGCCGTCGGATCACTGGTGGCGGGTCTATGGTGATGCACAACTCTCCGAACTGATGGAAGAGGGCCTTCTTGGTGCAAATGACATGCGAATCGCGGCCGCACGCCTCAAGCTTGCGCGCGCAAAGACCGGCATGACCAAGTCCAGCCTGCTGCCGTTCGTCAATGCACAGGCAACCGCCAAACAGGAACATCAGAGCTACAATTATCTGATGGATGAAGCGTTCGTGCCCAAGGGGTGGAACGATGCCGGGATCGCATCTCTCAACTTCAACTGGGAAATCGACTTCTGGGGTAAGAACCGTTCGGCTCTTGCTGCGGCAAAGGGCGAGCAGCAGGCCGCCGAGGCCGAAGCTGCCGCAGCTCGTCTCGCCATTTCGTCCGGTATCGCGGGCACGTATGCCAAGATAGCCGCTCTTTATGCCAGCCGTGACGCTGCCATCAATGCCTTGCGTGTTCGCAAGTCGACGGTAAAGCTCATCCAGTCGCGCTTCGATCAGGCACTTGAAAACGAAAGCGCACTCGAACGCGTCAAGTCGTCCGAGCAAAGCACCCGCGCTCGCCTTGCCGCAATCGACGAGGAGATCGGTCTCGCACGCAACCAGATGGCGGCTCTGCTTGGCAAGGGGCCGGATCGTGGACAGTCCATCAAGCGACCGAAGGTGCGCGGCGGGCGTTACTCCGGCTTGCCAAAGAACCTGCCGCTCGACCTGATTGGACGGCGTCCGGATGTGGTCGCGGCACGCTTGCGAGCGGAAGCGGCTCTCAGCCGGATCGACGAAGCCAAAGCATCGTTCTACCCGAACGTCAATCTGGTCGCCATGATCGGCAAGCAGTCACTGGGGCTGGATTTGCTGACCCGCACCAATTCCACCCTTGGCTCGGTTGGTCCTGCTGTCTCCCTGCCAATTCTGGACGGAGGGCGCTTGCGTTCCAGCTACCGCATGGCCAGAGCCAGTCACGATCTTTCGGTTGCGACCTATGACCAGACACTGGTTCAGGCGCTCAAGGATGTGGCCGACGCTGTGGTCAGTAAACGCCAGTTGCGCAAACGCCTTTACGCGACGCAGAAGTCCGCCGAAGCCGCCAGAAAAGCCCACGATCTTGTCAAGCAGCGCTACAATGGCGGGCTTGCCACATATCTTGAAGTCCTAGCCGCAGAGGACGCCATGATTGGTGCCCGCAGTGCAACCGCAGCGTTAAGAGCACGCAGTTTTGCCCTCGATGTGCAAATGGTCCGTGCGCTTGGTGGAGGCTTTCGCAAAATGGAGACAAACAAGTGA
- a CDS encoding DnaJ family domain-containing protein, translating into MTRPGIGPTLWYPSNVRDIAAMGHPLEHVIEERIREAMEKGDLSDLPNAGKPIANLAESTEDTLARVMREQGGKPAFVLLNGKLQALLTRMTETDDPLARRAIEQQIADLRTKLAIEKERGS; encoded by the coding sequence TTGACAAGACCGGGCATTGGCCCAACACTTTGGTATCCGTCCAACGTCAGGGATATCGCCGCCATGGGCCATCCGCTTGAACATGTGATTGAAGAGCGCATCAGGGAAGCAATGGAAAAGGGCGATCTTTCAGATCTGCCCAACGCAGGAAAACCCATAGCCAATCTGGCCGAGAGCACCGAGGATACCCTCGCCCGCGTGATGCGCGAGCAAGGTGGCAAGCCCGCCTTCGTTCTGCTCAATGGCAAATTGCAAGCCTTGCTGACGCGCATGACCGAAACGGATGATCCGCTCGCCCGCAGGGCGATCGAGCAACAGATCGCCGACTTGCGCACCAAGCTTGCCATTGAAAAAGAACGGGGAAGCTGA
- the mutY gene encoding A/G-specific adenine glycosylase, translating into MTATHFPTGSDTKSNGPNAKALLAWYDRHHRELPWRVSPRDADVGVIADPYHVWMSEIMLQQTTVGAVKSYFEKFLALWPTVDDLAAADEDDVLRAWAGLGYYSRARNLHKCACVVVDDHGGRFPQTAAELKQLPGIGDYTSAAIAAIAFDEQVPVVDGNIERIISRLYRIHEPLPAAKKPIRARMADLMPKDRPGDFAQGMMDLGASLCSPKKPACALCPFTGLCEAERMGDMEAFPVKAAKKQKPIRRGAAFLIVREDGAVWMQKRAPRGLLASMTEVPTTNWSDKREGEAFDPASALDVAPSGLEFRKRTGQVTHTFTHFHLELDVYEAKSEHNSPTDKGWWSSPEEWQDEALPTVFRKVVQLAG; encoded by the coding sequence ATGACGGCCACCCACTTCCCCACTGGATCAGACACAAAATCGAATGGCCCGAATGCGAAGGCGCTGCTTGCATGGTACGACCGCCATCATCGCGAGCTGCCGTGGCGCGTCAGCCCTCGCGATGCTGATGTGGGTGTCATCGCCGATCCCTATCATGTCTGGATGTCCGAAATCATGTTGCAGCAGACAACGGTCGGAGCGGTCAAAAGCTATTTCGAGAAGTTTCTGGCGCTTTGGCCGACGGTAGACGATCTGGCCGCAGCCGATGAGGACGATGTCCTGAGGGCTTGGGCTGGCTTGGGGTATTATTCCCGTGCCCGCAATCTGCACAAATGCGCCTGTGTCGTGGTCGATGACCATGGTGGACGCTTTCCTCAGACCGCTGCAGAGCTCAAGCAATTGCCCGGTATCGGGGATTATACCTCCGCAGCGATTGCCGCTATTGCTTTTGACGAGCAGGTTCCGGTGGTGGATGGCAACATCGAGAGGATCATTTCGCGCCTCTATCGGATCCACGAGCCTTTGCCTGCAGCCAAGAAACCCATACGGGCCCGGATGGCAGACCTGATGCCCAAGGACCGTCCGGGCGATTTTGCCCAGGGCATGATGGATCTGGGCGCGAGCCTTTGCAGCCCCAAAAAGCCCGCCTGTGCGCTTTGTCCCTTCACCGGATTGTGCGAGGCCGAGCGCATGGGCGATATGGAAGCCTTTCCCGTCAAGGCGGCCAAAAAGCAAAAGCCGATCCGGCGTGGTGCGGCTTTTCTCATTGTGCGTGAGGATGGTGCTGTCTGGATGCAAAAACGAGCGCCGCGTGGCCTGCTTGCCTCCATGACCGAAGTGCCAACGACCAACTGGTCAGATAAGCGGGAAGGGGAGGCTTTTGATCCTGCCTCCGCGCTCGACGTTGCCCCGTCCGGTCTCGAGTTTCGCAAGCGCACCGGGCAGGTGACGCACACATTCACCCATTTCCATCTCGAACTGGATGTTTATGAGGCCAAAAGCGAGCATAACAGCCCCACGGACAAGGGCTGGTGGTCTTCGCCTGAGGAGTGGCAGGATGAAGCCTTGCCAACCGTCTTTCGAAAAGTGGTTCAACTGGCCGGCTGA
- a CDS encoding proline dehydrogenase family protein, producing the protein MQNNRSTTALAKRYVGGANAVEAMDCAVRLAEQGISSSFFYLGEYVDSPKLVEQNINALQSLINLIEKAPIEGNISVDPTQVGCSIDWNSGAAAFRPLCKALKKAVNSRPGAHCIMIDMEDHSVVGQTVDLHNALSDEGFPVALTLQAYLRRTADDLVSVIARGGRVRLVKGAFVAGGNIAYVGERAVKANYYRLIDLMLSKEARDNDFCPVFGTHDHEIHAYVIEKAAEMGWSKGSYEFEMLYGARDDVAADLARRGEAIRLYLPFGSDWWPYAIRRIGENPKNLMLLMRSLL; encoded by the coding sequence ATGCAAAATAACAGGAGTACGACTGCGCTTGCCAAGCGTTATGTCGGAGGGGCAAATGCCGTCGAAGCGATGGATTGTGCCGTTCGGCTGGCCGAGCAAGGGATCAGCAGCTCCTTTTTCTATCTGGGTGAGTATGTAGACAGCCCAAAGCTGGTAGAACAAAACATTAACGCACTGCAGAGCCTGATCAACCTGATCGAAAAGGCACCGATTGAGGGCAACATCTCTGTCGATCCGACGCAGGTCGGCTGCTCCATCGACTGGAACAGCGGCGCTGCCGCCTTTCGCCCACTCTGCAAAGCGCTCAAAAAGGCTGTCAACAGCCGCCCGGGGGCTCATTGCATCATGATCGACATGGAAGATCATAGCGTTGTTGGGCAGACGGTCGACCTACACAACGCATTGTCTGATGAAGGGTTTCCTGTCGCCCTGACCCTGCAGGCCTATCTCAGGCGTACTGCTGATGATCTGGTGTCGGTCATTGCGCGCGGCGGTCGAGTGCGTCTGGTCAAGGGGGCTTTTGTGGCTGGCGGTAACATCGCCTACGTCGGTGAGCGGGCCGTCAAGGCCAACTACTACCGCCTCATTGACCTGATGCTGTCCAAGGAAGCCCGTGACAATGATTTTTGCCCGGTGTTTGGAACCCACGATCACGAAATCCACGCCTATGTCATCGAGAAAGCGGCTGAAATGGGCTGGTCGAAAGGCTCCTACGAATTCGAAATGCTGTATGGGGCACGGGATGATGTGGCGGCTGATCTGGCGCGAAGAGGCGAAGCCATCCGGCTTTATCTGCCATTCGGTTCAGATTGGTGGCCGTATGCCATTCGCAGGATCGGCGAAAATCCGAAGAATCTCATGTTGCTGATGCGCAGCCTGCTCTAG
- a CDS encoding MipA/OmpV family protein: MATNYTTLRARLSCAVPLLMLGTVLPAQADNVYDTLMAGGYSDASYWDISLGGGLFVTPEYEGSEHYKVMPVPFVSIVWNDTLFFDVRKGLGINVFSHNGFKLGTALGYNFGRKEKDSRSELNGLGDIDGGLNAKAFIEYDAGPVKAYSNVTKYFAGSKGVSGEFGIKTFIPLAMVGGADAGAVRPDPNVPGHGMTGPALSLGMSAEWADKVYMKEYYGVTATQSARSGKSVFGAAAGFKALGVEAGLYKPVGPNLLLGTTIKYKRLVGDADKSPVSSTSNQMSGSVFATYSF; this comes from the coding sequence ATGGCTACAAATTATACCACGCTGCGCGCAAGGCTCTCTTGCGCCGTACCTCTTCTTATGCTCGGCACGGTTCTGCCTGCACAGGCGGATAATGTCTACGACACACTGATGGCAGGCGGCTATTCCGACGCCAGCTATTGGGATATCTCTCTAGGGGGAGGGCTGTTTGTCACCCCCGAATATGAGGGCTCCGAGCACTACAAGGTCATGCCCGTCCCCTTTGTCAGCATCGTCTGGAACGACACGTTGTTCTTCGATGTCCGCAAGGGATTGGGCATTAATGTCTTTTCGCACAACGGCTTCAAGCTGGGCACGGCCCTTGGCTACAATTTCGGTCGCAAGGAAAAGGACAGCCGCTCCGAATTGAACGGACTGGGCGATATTGATGGTGGCCTCAACGCCAAGGCGTTCATCGAATATGATGCCGGACCGGTCAAGGCCTACAGCAACGTGACCAAGTATTTCGCCGGCTCCAAAGGTGTGAGCGGCGAATTCGGGATCAAGACCTTCATACCGCTGGCCATGGTTGGCGGTGCGGATGCCGGTGCAGTGCGCCCCGACCCCAATGTGCCCGGACACGGCATGACGGGGCCAGCTCTGAGCCTTGGCATGTCTGCCGAATGGGCCGACAAGGTCTACATGAAGGAATATTATGGCGTAACAGCCACCCAGTCGGCACGCTCGGGCAAGTCGGTGTTTGGCGCGGCCGCGGGCTTCAAGGCCCTGGGCGTCGAGGCTGGACTCTATAAGCCGGTCGGCCCCAATCTTCTGCTCGGCACCACGATCAAATACAAGCGTCTTGTTGGCGATGCAGACAAGAGCCCGGTTTCAAGCACCAGCAACCAGATGTCTGGATCGGTGTTCGCAACCTACAGCTTCTAG
- a CDS encoding TetR/AcrR family transcriptional regulator has translation MRVKTDEKRQEIVAVATKIFGEMGYHEASMSAISAALGGSKATLYGYFKSKEQLFAAVLTDALEEYGSQVFDALETRHDADLKTVLHEFGHAYLTFVTTPEVMSLGQNAMTQKFSEDLGPELYKNGSQKGWRRVEHFMTAKLDEGALSAPSALVASLQLKGLLESGILEPLRYGCEPHVTFDEAVDYAVAAFLGAYGAQPAS, from the coding sequence ATGCGCGTCAAAACGGACGAAAAGCGGCAGGAGATTGTCGCCGTCGCAACAAAGATCTTTGGAGAGATGGGCTATCACGAAGCCAGCATGTCGGCGATCTCAGCGGCACTGGGCGGATCGAAGGCGACGCTTTATGGCTATTTCAAATCCAAGGAACAATTGTTCGCCGCCGTGTTGACCGACGCTCTGGAAGAATATGGCTCCCAGGTATTTGATGCCCTCGAGACGCGACATGATGCTGATCTTAAAACCGTGCTTCATGAGTTCGGGCATGCCTATCTGACGTTCGTTACAACGCCGGAAGTCATGTCCCTTGGCCAGAATGCCATGACGCAGAAATTCTCCGAGGATCTCGGCCCGGAGCTGTACAAGAACGGTTCTCAAAAAGGCTGGCGGCGCGTCGAACACTTCATGACGGCCAAATTGGATGAGGGAGCGCTGTCGGCCCCTTCTGCGCTCGTGGCCAGTCTACAGTTAAAAGGGCTCCTGGAAAGCGGCATTCTCGAGCCATTACGGTATGGCTGCGAACCGCATGTGACCTTTGATGAAGCCGTCGACTATGCAGTTGCGGCCTTCCTTGGCGCCTATGGTGCTCAGCCGGCCAGTTGA
- the flbT gene encoding flagellar biosynthesis repressor FlbT: protein MKPMRLTFKPGERLYINGAVIRFPQRTTLELLNNAEFLLESQIMQMDDTTTPLRQLYFVAQMILTSPSNATNAQDTFMHFARSLTQSVDHYSLCAGLQVVVDMMNAGKTYDAMKQIRKLYPLEESILKGSDLEWSSSSDEAAAPEADPAPVSMAGGF, encoded by the coding sequence ATGAAACCCATGCGACTGACCTTCAAACCCGGTGAGCGTCTTTATATCAATGGCGCCGTGATCCGGTTTCCGCAGCGGACGACACTGGAGTTGCTCAACAATGCCGAGTTCCTCCTCGAGAGCCAGATCATGCAGATGGACGATACAACGACGCCGCTGCGTCAGCTCTATTTCGTCGCACAGATGATCCTGACGTCTCCCTCGAACGCGACAAACGCTCAAGACACCTTCATGCATTTTGCCCGCAGCCTGACCCAGTCGGTCGACCATTACAGCCTGTGTGCAGGCCTTCAGGTGGTCGTCGACATGATGAATGCCGGCAAAACCTATGACGCCATGAAGCAGATCAGAAAGCTCTATCCGCTCGAAGAAAGCATTCTCAAGGGAAGCGATCTGGAATGGTCCAGCTCCTCAGACGAGGCAGCCGCACCAGAAGCAGACCCCGCCCCCGTTTCGATGGCCGGTGGGTTCTAG
- the tldD gene encoding metalloprotease TldD yields MLNSYGLDKEELRRLLADTIQGSDDGELFFEQTQSESLIFDNGRLRSSAFDTGQGFGMRAIAGELAGYAHSGEMDMNALRRAADSVRNVAKGYSGIVAGPPPRANHKFYEAINPVDDMALGAKIALLEEIDAYTRDKDPRVRQVTASLSGGWRRVAILRATGELVEDFRPLVRINISVVVGEGSRKETGSHGFGGRDSYEFYLKDNGLEGGWQNAADEAIRQALVNLEAVDAPAGELDVVLGPGWPGVLLHEAVGHGLEGDFNRRKSSAFSELMGQQVAAKGVTVVDDGTLSGKRGSLQIDDEGTPTQRTTLIEDGVLVGYMQDRQNGRLMGTSSTGNGRRQSYAHLPMPRMTNTLMEAGNHDPKEILKSVKNGLYAVNFGGGQVDITSGKFVFSCTEAYLVEDGKIGPPVKGATLIGNGPEAMKRISMIGNDVALDTGIGTCGKQGQGVPVGVGQPTLRLNGITVGGTRT; encoded by the coding sequence ATGCTCAACAGCTACGGGCTCGACAAGGAAGAATTGCGGCGTCTTCTGGCTGATACAATTCAGGGCTCGGATGACGGCGAGCTGTTCTTCGAGCAAACCCAGTCGGAGAGCCTCATCTTCGACAATGGTCGCCTGAGAAGCTCTGCCTTCGATACCGGTCAGGGGTTTGGCATGCGCGCTATTGCTGGAGAACTGGCTGGCTATGCCCATTCGGGCGAAATGGACATGAATGCGCTGCGTCGGGCCGCCGACAGCGTGCGCAATGTTGCAAAAGGCTACAGCGGCATCGTAGCAGGGCCCCCGCCGCGGGCCAATCACAAATTCTATGAAGCCATCAATCCGGTCGACGACATGGCACTGGGTGCAAAGATCGCCCTGCTCGAGGAAATCGATGCCTATACGCGCGACAAGGATCCTCGCGTGCGGCAAGTCACCGCGTCCCTGTCAGGCGGCTGGCGACGGGTTGCGATCCTGCGCGCCACGGGCGAACTGGTTGAAGATTTCCGCCCTCTCGTGCGGATCAATATCTCCGTTGTTGTGGGCGAAGGATCGCGCAAAGAGACAGGCAGTCACGGCTTTGGCGGTCGGGATTCCTATGAATTCTATCTCAAGGACAATGGCCTTGAAGGTGGCTGGCAAAATGCTGCCGATGAAGCAATCCGTCAGGCCCTCGTCAATCTGGAAGCCGTCGACGCACCGGCAGGCGAACTCGATGTGGTGCTCGGGCCCGGCTGGCCTGGCGTCCTGCTGCATGAGGCGGTGGGCCACGGTCTTGAAGGGGATTTCAACCGGCGCAAGAGTTCGGCCTTTTCTGAGTTGATGGGCCAGCAGGTGGCGGCAAAAGGCGTCACGGTCGTTGATGACGGCACCCTTTCAGGCAAACGTGGTTCCTTGCAGATCGACGATGAAGGCACCCCGACCCAGCGCACCACCCTCATTGAGGATGGCGTTCTGGTGGGCTACATGCAGGATCGGCAGAATGGTCGCCTGATGGGCACCTCATCGACCGGCAATGGCCGCCGCCAGTCCTATGCGCACCTGCCCATGCCGCGCATGACAAACACGCTCATGGAAGCGGGCAATCACGACCCCAAAGAAATTCTGAAATCGGTCAAAAATGGCCTCTATGCGGTGAATTTCGGTGGTGGTCAGGTCGATATCACCTCGGGCAAGTTCGTCTTCTCCTGCACCGAAGCCTATCTTGTCGAAGATGGAAAGATCGGTCCGCCGGTCAAGGGCGCAACGCTGATCGGCAATGGCCCCGAAGCGATGAAACGGATCTCGATGATCGGCAATGATGTCGCGCTTGATACCGGCATTGGCACCTGCGGCAAGCAGGGTCAGGGTGTGCCGGTGGGTGTCGGTCAGCCGACGTTGCGTCTTAACGGCATCACGGTCGGCGGCACCCGAACCTGA
- a CDS encoding DHA2 family efflux MFS transporter permease subunit translates to MSFDDSKSEPLTGARLLIAALAIGTGNFLVVLDSTIANVSTPTIAGSLGVSMSQGTWVITSYAVAEAITVPLTGWLSMKFGAMRTFIFCFFGFALISLYCGMANSLTTLVAGRVLLGLVGGPIMPLSQMLLVRIFPKEKATAASVLWAMTSLIGPIAGPILGGIICDSYGWEWIFFIKVPVALAGGFVVWALLRHQPDPKAKARIDVVGLGLLVVWVGALQILLEEGRNKDWFASPEICILAAVAVIGFLAFLIWELTDDNPIVDLRIFRHRGFTAASITFAAGFGAFFASVVILPLWLQQNMGYTATWAGYATGMMGILAFVSAPIIGKLNDVIDSRIILSTGILGLGAMMVWRMTFNGDVTFLQMAWPTLLTGPFMVMFFVPVTGLALATVEPHEMANAAGLSNFMRTLAGAFATSLVQTGWQNSARVKQNELVNAMPNTDSVIYDMMQQGMSHEAAVGSLTGTVYHQSVLLSTLEMFGIIAVVFMLAAFLPWLAPRVKGGHH, encoded by the coding sequence ATGTCATTTGATGATAGCAAAAGCGAGCCCCTCACTGGGGCTCGCCTGTTGATTGCTGCCCTTGCGATCGGTACGGGCAACTTTCTGGTGGTGCTCGACAGCACCATCGCCAACGTCTCCACACCCACGATTGCCGGCTCGCTCGGTGTCTCCATGTCGCAAGGCACATGGGTGATCACGTCCTATGCGGTGGCCGAGGCGATCACCGTCCCGCTCACCGGCTGGCTGTCGATGAAGTTCGGTGCCATGCGCACCTTCATCTTCTGCTTTTTCGGCTTCGCGCTTATCTCGCTTTACTGCGGCATGGCCAACTCGCTCACCACGCTGGTTGCTGGACGCGTTCTTCTGGGGCTAGTCGGCGGACCGATCATGCCCCTGTCGCAGATGCTGCTGGTGCGCATCTTCCCCAAGGAAAAGGCAACCGCAGCCTCGGTCCTGTGGGCCATGACATCGCTGATCGGCCCGATCGCAGGCCCCATTCTGGGCGGTATCATCTGTGACAGCTACGGCTGGGAGTGGATCTTCTTCATCAAGGTGCCCGTAGCGCTCGCAGGCGGCTTCGTGGTCTGGGCGCTGTTGCGCCATCAACCCGATCCGAAAGCCAAGGCTCGCATCGATGTCGTGGGGTTGGGGCTTCTCGTCGTCTGGGTCGGGGCCTTGCAGATATTGCTTGAAGAAGGGCGCAACAAGGACTGGTTCGCCTCGCCGGAGATCTGCATTCTGGCAGCGGTGGCCGTGATTGGCTTTCTGGCGTTTCTCATCTGGGAACTCACCGATGACAATCCCATTGTCGACCTGCGCATTTTCAGGCATCGGGGCTTTACCGCTGCGTCGATCACCTTTGCTGCCGGTTTTGGTGCGTTTTTCGCCTCGGTGGTGATCCTGCCATTGTGGCTGCAGCAGAATATGGGCTACACCGCGACATGGGCCGGATATGCGACAGGCATGATGGGCATTCTCGCCTTCGTCTCCGCACCGATTATCGGCAAGCTCAACGATGTGATCGATTCCCGTATCATTCTGTCAACGGGCATTCTGGGCCTTGGTGCCATGATGGTCTGGCGCATGACCTTCAACGGCGATGTCACCTTTTTGCAGATGGCGTGGCCGACCCTCCTCACTGGCCCCTTCATGGTGATGTTCTTTGTCCCGGTAACCGGCCTTGCTCTGGCTACGGTGGAGCCGCATGAAATGGCCAATGCTGCAGGCCTGTCCAACTTCATGCGAACACTCGCTGGAGCCTTCGCCACGTCGCTGGTGCAAACCGGTTGGCAAAACTCGGCACGGGTCAAGCAGAACGAGCTCGTCAATGCCATGCCCAACACGGATAGCGTCATCTATGACATGATGCAGCAAGGCATGTCGCATGAGGCTGCCGTCGGCAGTCTCACTGGCACCGTCTATCACCAGAGCGTCCTGTTATCGACGTTGGAAATGTTCGGTATCATCGCCGTGGTGTTCATGCTGGCTGCCTTTCTGCCGTGGCTGGCACCGCGGGTCAAAGGCGGGCATCACTAG
- the flgD gene encoding flagellar hook assembly protein FlgD: protein MSVSNVSGVGGNHATAAATTTADATTMDYDSFLQLLVTQMQNQDPTAPTDMAEQMSQLASFSNVEQNIQTNNKLDSVLSQLYVNQSASLVGKTITSADGISGKVDAVGIYTDGVVATLEDGSNVLVGPGVTISQ from the coding sequence ATGAGTGTTTCAAACGTTTCCGGCGTTGGTGGCAATCACGCCACGGCCGCCGCAACCACCACAGCCGACGCCACGACCATGGACTATGACTCGTTCCTGCAGCTCCTGGTCACCCAAATGCAAAATCAGGATCCGACCGCTCCGACCGATATGGCCGAGCAGATGTCGCAGCTGGCCTCATTCTCGAATGTGGAGCAGAATATCCAGACCAACAACAAGCTCGATTCCGTACTGTCGCAGCTTTATGTCAACCAGTCCGCATCGCTTGTCGGCAAAACCATCACTTCGGCAGATGGAATCTCCGGCAAGGTGGATGCCGTTGGCATCTATACCGATGGCGTGGTTGCGACACTTGAAGATGGTTCCAACGTTCTTGTCGGTCCGGGGGTCACCATTTCTCAATGA